In Pyrus communis chromosome 15, drPyrComm1.1, whole genome shotgun sequence, the genomic stretch actttttgaCTAGAGAAAAAGAAGATTTACTTGTTTGTGGGACATCTATTACATCAAAAGGCATATCTAGGTACCATCATTGGAAAAAGTACTGTGTAAATATTAAAAGGCCATGGCTGGCAAAGaggaaattaaaagaaaaagagaagattaaagtgagattgaGAATTGACTTGATGAAAAATCTTAGTACCTGTATGTCTCCACTTTTGATCTTTGCCAGTGTACCAACGTCTAAGACAGGTGTCTTTCCAGACAAGTTCTTGAGCTCCAAGGGACCCAATTTCGGCCGGTCTAATCCGAGTTGAGAGGTGTTGCCGAGAAGCAGACGAGACACAACCAGCAAGAACCGATCCACAAGTCGAATGGGCAGCCACTTGAGCAACCACACGGACAGCCCAAAAGTTGACTTTCCAAGCATCTCTCTTGGTAAGACATGaacctaattaattaaaaaaaaaacacgaaatTATAAAGTTAAAAATTACACTCGAAAAAAGCTCAAAAGtgcacaaaaagaaagaaaggcaATCAAAAATTAGCATGGAGGTGATGGGTGAGTCCCATTCCATGTTGTTTGCTAGGACTTTGCCTAGCTAACTCTGGCTAGCTAATTTCTTCATATGCCAACGGACGAACGAATATTAAGGGCACAAATGTTTCTTTATTCTGAGAAAAGAAAGGTTTGAAAGTATGAGAGAGCCCAAGTTTCTGACCAATTTTACGCATGCTTGGGTGTTCCAAGAAAGTGAAAGACCaaagaaatttttgttttaccaaaaaTAGGGTTTTATATTCATGTTTAATCGACTTTGAACAAACCGTTGGATCTTGAAGTGATAAGCAGCTTGAGGTTTTTTTAGCCAAGAGTACAAATTTCTGAAAAATGGGGTCTCATTTATACAAAAATACACAAATTAAAActtgttaaaaacaaaataataaaaaactcaagGGCACCAAAAATCTTATAACACTTTAATGGCAtttgtttagagagagagagagagagagagttcttaCCGTGTCTCTGACCACAAGAGAAGGCCTAGCATTATGATTACATAGATCCAAGCACACCTCCATGCCTGAATTTCCACAACCAACAACCAAAACTTTCTTCCCTCTAAACTCCTCACCACTCTTGTACGAACTTGTATGCCTTATAGGGCCTTTAAACTCAGTCATTCCCTCAAGCTTCGGCACCACCGCCTCTGCATTCTCACCGGTGGCGGCAATCAACCACCGGCACACATACTCCGTCTCATCATCACCCTTCACTCCCGTTGTCCGCACACGCCAAAACCCGAGCGTGGGATCAAACTCGGCACTGGCCACGGTCACATTGAACTGTGGCCTAATGTCATACTTGGTAGCATAATCTTCAAGGTATTGAATGAATTGTTGCTTTATAGGGTAAGTTGGGAAATCATTAGGGAAAGGCATGAAGGGTAGCTCACAAAATTGCTTCGGCAAGTGAAGGCGAAGGCGGTTGTAGGTCTTAAGCTTCCATAAGGAGGCTATGCAATGGGATCTCTCCAGGATCACACTTGGTACACCTTTTAACTTCAGACATGCGGCTGCTGCAAGCCCTGATGGACCTGCACCTACGATGACCGGCCCTGGAACACACACTACGAGTCTAGAATCTCTAGATGATGgcgatggtgatggtgatgatgcTGACAAGGACGAAGACGACAGGGACGAAGAGGACTTGCTCATTTTGTCAATGAAATAAGGATCGTTGGATTGTTTGCCTTGTAATTCTCTTGTGTTGTAGTATTCCATGGACATCTAAATGGCGATatgtaacaaattaatttacttcaGGAATACAAGTAATGAATTAAAAGTTGAAGAAGCTAGCAGAGGAATTGGTAGTGAATGAAAGAGTGTGGTTTAAGAGGGAAAAAGTAAGAAAAGTGAGAGGAAAACATTCGGGAGAGGAGATGTAGGTTTTGGGAATATGTGAGTCTCTTAATCAGTCAAAGTTTGACTTTTCTAAGAGGGGATTAAGCTGATGATGATACTGAGTTAGTGGTGATCAAggtgttctctctctctctctctctgttatcAGAGAAAGATTGGGCATGTGAGGACGATTCCTTGAATTATGGAGTGGATTAAGAGGGTCTTATCCATTTGTAAGACTGTGTAATTCgttttttggtgttttaagcTGAGGAATGAGCAAACTACGGGACTAAATCAGCATTCAAcacaaggagagagagagagagagagagagagagagagagagagagagagagagagagatggtgatATGTGTATTTATATTCCTCATTGTCATACAAGAATTTGTATGAGAAAGGCTAAGCGGTGAAGATATGTGATGCAAGTGGACATGACATGAATATTAATAAATACTATAAAGCATACTTTAAAAGTAATATTTTCTTATGCCTTTTACAGTAGGCTGAAAAAAGTGTGTTTGATATTAATATACTAGACTCGCATACATATCAGACGTATACAGGAATATGATCCTAATATATGAGTTCAATATATAAAATTCATGCATGTGATAACGATATATTGAACTCATACTAATGTAATAGTAGTAGGTATCAAACTCAGATTATCTTTTCAAATAGTGATACCTCGAGAGAAGTATTTATCATGAAGTTGGTTATTGTTTgattatgtaacaaattgaccCGGTAGATCTGAAATTAGAGGTGTGAATGGACGTCCTTAAAGGGCATAAATTCTTTTACATAATCCAGAAATAATGATCCGAATAGGATAAGTAGTCACTAATCTAGATGATTAAGCGAGTGAATTATTGGCATTGGATAATACGGATCGGACCAACTTGGGTTGGGCCTCGGCGCGGGTGGAGTATGAACTGTATCCAAGATACCATTCACATTACATGGGGATATTTTAGAGGGATCTTTTGATACAAACgcctcaattttgaatttttttgatcaaacatttatgtcttttagtgatttgattaaattttttttttttggtcataattttggtgctatatgcacattgtattgtaacaaatttcctataatctagcTTTTTTATTACACTCTCATCCGTTAGAgataattgtcaaaaaaaaaaaaaaaaggttagattcaaaattattttcacaataatgctacaatttagctataattatctacgatttaagatattttgtcacatcctggctcggggcggatcactaccagggcccgctccaccaccgtagcacgatattgttcgctttgggcttaccattccctcacggttttatttttgggaactcatgagcaacctcccagtgagtcacccatcatgggattgctctagcccccttctcgcttaacttcggagttcctatggaacccgaagccagtgagctcccaaaaggcctcgtgctaggtagagatgggaatatatatataaggatcactcccctgggcgatgtgggatgtcacatattttctttccaaaatagtttaaaatatgtTTAAATCCGCCAAAATCAAACGTACCGAAATAAGGTTTTCTTTTAGTACGTTAAGAGAAAATATgattgagaataatataaacgtaccaatacacaatgtgtacaaaataaaacataccaaaataaaaataatgtaccaatattaacaatatgtatcaaatcaaacgtaccaaattgcaaataaacgtaccaattaatgatttttgtaaattcaaatgtacctgcagataatatatacgtaatgtattgtacctaataataattcgtcaacaactataattaaaaaaaataaaaaaataaaaaaaataaaaaaataaaaaaaaataataatttcacaaaaaaattgaaaaaaatcacaTGGAGCTTTTATAttgatcaccaactatttgaaaaaagaaaaaaaccatttggaaaaagaaataatattaaatgtttgcataacaaaaaaaaaaaaaaatgtgatcgaaaaaacatatttggaagaagagaaaatatagtttaattaataatatctcCACTAAACAAAGAAAAGTGGATCATggataaaatgataaattcaaaaaaaaatttaattttaaaaaatagaggtGACTATTGGTCAAAgtactttaatcaaatttaaagaaggcacaaatgtttaatctaaatgatatagaaaGAGGGATTCTAATTTTCCGTATTTTAGATGCTGTGGTTGATTTGTGATCATGGAAATTTAAAGTAGATGTACTATGAACAAAAAcatgtttttgaaaattaatatttttttgggctaaagaaaaaaaattatttttgaaatttctaTTCTAGTGGATTTGAATTAAGGGAGTTAGATAAATGTTctttcattttaaaagcactcaCATTAAATGTAAAAACCTCTGGTTACCAAGTTATAGGAGTTCAGCATCCAGCcttaatataatatatagagTTTATTACAAGTGCATGTGCACAAatatgaattttcaagccataAATAAGAGCCCAAAAAATCAAACGTTATTAATCCAAAGTAATCAGAAAAATGCTAACATTAGAATACCTAGAGCAATTAAATGGTCAGAAATTAGTCTACCTTCAGGTTGTTCTTTAACCAACAAAAGTAAACTGGTAGATGTAAACTAGAAAATATACAACAATTCTTTGATGGCACGGTAAAAATCAACTTTAATCCTCCTAGAAGACTTAGTGTCCATCTCATGGAGAAATTTTTGTTATGACCGGAACATAGGTGGTACaccatatatttttatgtaagtggtgagaaattgtattttttaagttattaactttaacacacatatcctacTATTTATATAGTAACACGTCGTATACCATGtcacattaaaaaatgaaactaaGTCGATCAACTAGGCATGAAGAATTAGTTAAAAATTCTTTTTTAGAATCAACCTTCACTGACATTTTAGATTGTGATCATGAATTAGAAAATTATTTAATGAATATGAAACTTAAATCAGTAAAAAGAACTTCTCAAGTCGATCAACCTTGTTATGCAGGCCAAAGTCAAACTAAACCAAGCCTTCTCAGGAAGAACCAACATCACCTATAGCAATTGATTTCGAATGAAATATAAACCCTCGGCTATTAGTTTTAAATAAACCATCTAAAAATAG encodes the following:
- the LOC137718598 gene encoding indole-3-pyruvate monooxygenase YUCCA6-like codes for the protein MSMEYYNTRELQGKQSNDPYFIDKMSKSSSSLSSSSLSASSPSPSPSSRDSRLVVCVPGPVIVGAGPSGLAAAACLKLKGVPSVILERSHCIASLWKLKTYNRLRLHLPKQFCELPFMPFPNDFPTYPIKQQFIQYLEDYATKYDIRPQFNVTVASAEFDPTLGFWRVRTTGVKGDDETEYVCRWLIAATGENAEAVVPKLEGMTEFKGPIRHTSSYKSGEEFRGKKVLVVGCGNSGMEVCLDLCNHNARPSLVVRDTVHVLPREMLGKSTFGLSVWLLKWLPIRLVDRFLLVVSRLLLGNTSQLGLDRPKLGPLELKNLSGKTPVLDVGTLAKIKSGDIQVCPAIKRLKPHAIEFIDGRTEKFDAIILATGYRSNVPIWLKEGDMFSKEDGLPRRPFPNGWKGECGLYAVGFTKRGLLGTSMDAKRIAEDIERCWKAEAKHCSTPFNA